In Georgenia soli, a genomic segment contains:
- a CDS encoding DUF4262 domain-containing protein produces MSGTEEARIAAWLDQQAQLVGQHIRETGVHLEYVIGDFEAGRTSLCYTIGLFGVGHPELLATGLNMHNAQGLLNDLSRQVYEGRQLVPGEVVTFEHWQHRVFVEESPNPGEIVFAANLHYQRPAEHSVPVLQLTTDDVLGNFPWDPGYSVDAWRQPRPGTFDAYLRE; encoded by the coding sequence ATGTCGGGAACGGAAGAGGCCAGGATCGCGGCGTGGCTGGACCAGCAGGCCCAGCTCGTGGGGCAGCACATCCGGGAGACCGGGGTCCACCTGGAGTACGTCATCGGGGACTTCGAGGCCGGGCGGACGTCGTTGTGCTACACGATCGGACTGTTCGGCGTCGGCCACCCCGAGCTGCTGGCCACAGGGCTGAACATGCACAACGCGCAGGGCCTGCTGAACGACCTGTCCCGCCAGGTCTACGAGGGGCGCCAGCTGGTCCCCGGCGAGGTGGTGACGTTCGAGCACTGGCAGCACCGGGTCTTCGTCGAGGAGTCTCCCAACCCCGGCGAGATCGTCTTCGCCGCCAACCTTCACTACCAGCGGCCGGCGGAGCACTCCGTCCCCGTGCTGCAGCTGACCACGGACGACGTCCTCGGCAACTTCCCGTGGGACCCGGGCTACTCGGTGGACGCGTGGCGACAGCCGCGGCCCGGGACGTTCGACGCCTACCTCAGGGAGTGA
- a CDS encoding CueP family metal-binding protein, with the protein MVRRLTVAVAGAALLLAGCSTEPAPQAAGNGAATASEAPASGVDASLAAYDLDGRPAKDVIDELDRLPVAERPADLMASVRVDQLVVSTGQEEAALELPEDQFYLSVAPFVDQTHECFYHSLTTCKGELGGKDVEVTIVDDAGEVLVDEQTTTYDNGFVGFWLPRDIDGTLTVSYDGKVGEVDFSTREDSPTCVTTLQLA; encoded by the coding sequence ATGGTGCGACGACTGACCGTGGCGGTGGCCGGAGCGGCGCTGCTGCTGGCGGGCTGCTCCACGGAACCGGCACCGCAGGCGGCCGGGAACGGGGCGGCGACCGCGAGCGAGGCTCCGGCGTCGGGCGTCGACGCCAGCCTCGCGGCCTACGACCTCGACGGTCGGCCGGCGAAGGACGTCATCGACGAGCTCGACCGCCTGCCGGTGGCCGAGCGCCCCGCGGACCTCATGGCGTCCGTCCGCGTCGACCAGCTCGTGGTCTCCACCGGGCAGGAGGAGGCTGCGCTCGAGCTGCCCGAGGACCAGTTCTACCTGTCCGTGGCGCCGTTCGTGGACCAGACGCACGAGTGCTTCTACCACTCGCTCACCACCTGCAAGGGCGAGCTCGGGGGCAAGGACGTCGAGGTGACGATCGTGGACGACGCGGGCGAGGTGCTCGTCGACGAGCAGACCACCACCTACGACAACGGGTTCGTCGGTTTCTGGCTGCCGCGTGACATCGACGGCACGCTGACGGTCTCCTACGACGGCAAGGTCGGCGAGGTGGACTTCTCCACCCGGGAGGACAGCCCGACCTGCGTCACCACGCTGCAGCTGGCCTGA
- a CDS encoding Rv2578c family radical SAM protein, whose translation MRWEARELGGTDPAALLPLAGLVRTVRTPDFAGVTFHEVLCRSALNRVPAASSMPFAWTINPTRGCLHRCTYCFARRTHEYLDLDPGKDFDTQIVVKTNIAEVLRKELARASWKHEHVALGTNSDPYMRAEGRYRLMPGIIAALAESGTPFSILTKGPLLRRDLPLLVEAARTVDVSVAVSLALVDPELQQRLEPGTPTPRARLDLVRAITDAGLECSVLAMPILPWLTDSEEQLDSLYAALADAGASDVTAGALHLRPGAREWFLAWLGREHPALLPRYRRLYAGGSYAPADYRKWLGERTGRVRRRHGFDRRPPRRWARSPEPVPTAAPPAALEPAQLALF comes from the coding sequence ATGCGTTGGGAGGCCCGCGAGCTCGGTGGCACCGACCCGGCGGCGCTCCTGCCGCTGGCGGGCCTGGTCCGTACCGTCCGGACGCCGGACTTCGCCGGGGTCACGTTCCACGAGGTGCTGTGCCGCAGTGCGCTGAACCGCGTGCCGGCCGCCTCCTCCATGCCGTTCGCCTGGACGATCAACCCCACCCGCGGGTGCCTGCACCGCTGCACCTACTGCTTCGCCCGACGCACCCACGAGTATCTCGACCTGGACCCGGGCAAGGACTTCGACACCCAGATCGTCGTCAAGACGAACATCGCCGAGGTGCTGCGCAAGGAGCTGGCCCGCGCGTCCTGGAAGCACGAGCACGTCGCGCTCGGCACCAACTCCGACCCGTACATGCGGGCCGAGGGCCGCTACCGGCTGATGCCCGGCATCATCGCGGCGCTGGCCGAGTCCGGCACGCCGTTCTCCATCCTCACCAAGGGGCCGCTGCTGAGGCGGGACCTGCCGCTCCTCGTCGAGGCCGCCCGCACGGTGGACGTGTCCGTCGCGGTCTCGCTCGCGCTGGTCGACCCCGAGCTGCAGCAGCGCCTCGAGCCGGGTACCCCGACGCCCCGGGCGCGTCTGGACCTCGTCCGCGCCATCACCGACGCCGGGCTGGAGTGCTCCGTCCTCGCCATGCCGATCCTGCCGTGGCTGACCGACTCGGAGGAGCAGCTGGACTCCCTCTACGCGGCTCTCGCCGACGCCGGAGCCTCCGACGTCACCGCGGGTGCGCTCCACCTCCGCCCCGGCGCGCGCGAGTGGTTCCTCGCCTGGCTGGGCCGTGAGCACCCCGCCCTCCTGCCGCGGTACCGGCGCCTCTACGCGGGTGGCTCCTACGCGCCGGCCGACTACCGCAAGTGGCTCGGCGAACGCACCGGGCGGGTCCGCCGTCGGCACGGGTTCGACCGACGGCCGCCTCGACGCTGGGCCCGGTCGCCGGAGCCGGTGCCGACGGCGGCTCCGCCCGCGGCGCTCGAGCCCGCGCAGCTGGCCCTGTTCTGA
- a CDS encoding glycosyltransferase family 2 protein, which produces MVSPDTRTGVVVITHNRRTELDRTLHRLRQLPEAPRVVVVDNGSADGTAETVRRDHPWVELVASRTNLGALGRNVGVARLDTPYVAFCDDDTWWEPGSLARAADVLDAHPDVAVLTARIVVEPGGREDPIVAELRDSPVQGRPGLPGPALGSFLAGASVLRRDAFQAVGGFHPRLWLGGEEELLAADLAAAGWELCYLEDLTVHHAASRVRDSAKRLRDGVRNTLWFTWLRRPLPAALRRTAVVLRQLRISRATAAGVLAAARGLPWVLRERRVLPAHAEARFRALETDQRRSTARRYE; this is translated from the coding sequence ATGGTTTCCCCCGACACTCGCACCGGCGTCGTCGTCATCACGCACAACCGCCGCACGGAGCTCGACCGCACCCTCCACCGCCTCCGCCAGCTGCCCGAGGCCCCACGCGTGGTCGTCGTCGACAACGGCTCCGCAGACGGCACCGCCGAGACCGTCCGCCGCGACCACCCGTGGGTGGAGCTGGTCGCCAGCCGCACCAACCTCGGCGCCCTCGGCCGCAACGTGGGCGTCGCGCGGCTGGACACGCCGTACGTCGCGTTCTGCGACGACGACACCTGGTGGGAACCGGGCAGCCTCGCCCGCGCCGCCGACGTGCTGGACGCCCACCCGGACGTCGCGGTGCTCACCGCCCGGATCGTCGTCGAGCCGGGCGGGCGTGAGGACCCCATCGTCGCGGAGCTGCGCGACTCGCCCGTGCAGGGGCGGCCCGGGCTGCCCGGTCCGGCGCTCGGCAGCTTCCTCGCGGGGGCGTCCGTCCTGCGCCGCGACGCGTTCCAGGCAGTGGGCGGCTTCCACCCGCGGCTCTGGCTCGGCGGCGAGGAGGAGCTGCTGGCGGCCGATCTCGCCGCCGCCGGGTGGGAGCTGTGCTACCTCGAGGACCTGACGGTCCACCACGCCGCCTCCAGGGTCCGGGACTCCGCGAAACGCCTACGTGACGGCGTACGCAACACGCTGTGGTTCACCTGGCTCCGGCGCCCGCTGCCGGCTGCGCTGCGCCGGACCGCCGTCGTCCTGCGGCAGCTCCGCATCAGCCGGGCGACGGCCGCGGGCGTCCTGGCGGCCGCACGCGGGCTGCCGTGGGTCCTGCGGGAAAGACGGGTGCTGCCCGCCCACGCCGAGGCGCGCTTCCGGGCGCTGGAGACCGACCAGCGCCGGTCCACCGCGCGCCGGTACGAGTAG
- a CDS encoding DUF4142 domain-containing protein has translation MSLLGRAATGAGTLIAAVLLAASPASAAPSEQDTTWMVAAHQSNLAEIAAGTAAQEQAASEDVRQMGAMLIADHQKLDADLTAAAQQLGVQLPDAPSPEQQAALAEVKAKQGEAFDTAWIASQVEGHRMTIAATEQEIAQGEDATVVGLARAATPVVQGHLDHLMQLSGAHGVPGAVPGGIAESPGPLAGVLITVGLAALAGSLLLAARRPARARA, from the coding sequence ATGTCTCTTCTTGGCCGCGCCGCAACCGGCGCAGGAACACTGATCGCCGCCGTCCTCCTGGCGGCCTCCCCGGCCTCGGCCGCACCGTCCGAGCAGGACACCACCTGGATGGTCGCTGCCCACCAGAGCAACCTCGCGGAGATCGCCGCGGGCACGGCCGCCCAGGAACAGGCGGCGAGCGAGGACGTCCGGCAGATGGGTGCCATGCTCATCGCCGACCACCAGAAGCTGGACGCCGACCTGACCGCGGCGGCGCAGCAGCTCGGCGTGCAGCTGCCCGACGCGCCGTCGCCGGAGCAGCAGGCCGCGCTGGCGGAGGTGAAGGCCAAGCAGGGGGAGGCCTTCGACACCGCATGGATCGCCTCCCAGGTCGAGGGTCACCGGATGACCATCGCAGCGACCGAGCAGGAGATCGCCCAGGGCGAGGACGCGACGGTCGTCGGCCTGGCCCGTGCGGCGACACCCGTGGTCCAGGGACACCTGGACCATCTGATGCAGCTGTCCGGTGCGCACGGCGTCCCCGGCGCTGTTCCCGGTGGCATCGCCGAGTCGCCCGGTCCGCTCGCCGGGGTCCTGATCACGGTGGGACTCGCGGCGCTGGCCGGATCGCTGCTGCTGGCGGCGCGCAGGCCCGCCCGGGCGCGCGCCTGA
- a CDS encoding class F sortase, producing MSGSRTVSSGRGWSLVLGVVGAVLVLVGTLLLVRPQVVGARPFEVATPTSPAGPAVLVGDAEYRAGEVPAAVAVAPLSPVPPGRLEFPSVGVDAEVVPVGVLPSGDLQLPEDPARVGWWAGGALPGESRGTVVLAGHMDGLRRSGAMSALLSVEENDVVRVEDLRGRVHEYRVVARRLSPRQSLDPALFATDGSHRLVLITCGGTFDADAGRYTDNIVVVAEPVLTERRP from the coding sequence GTGAGCGGCAGCCGGACGGTCTCGTCGGGGCGAGGCTGGAGCCTGGTCCTGGGAGTGGTGGGCGCAGTCCTCGTGCTCGTCGGCACGCTGCTCCTCGTCCGGCCCCAGGTGGTGGGGGCGCGGCCGTTCGAGGTCGCGACCCCGACCTCGCCGGCCGGTCCGGCGGTCCTGGTCGGCGACGCCGAGTACCGGGCGGGCGAGGTGCCGGCGGCCGTCGCCGTGGCTCCACTCTCTCCGGTCCCGCCCGGCAGGCTCGAGTTCCCGTCCGTCGGCGTGGACGCCGAGGTGGTCCCCGTCGGGGTGCTCCCGTCGGGTGACCTCCAGCTTCCGGAGGACCCTGCGCGGGTCGGCTGGTGGGCCGGCGGCGCCCTGCCCGGCGAGTCGCGGGGCACGGTGGTGCTTGCCGGGCACATGGACGGCCTGCGACGCAGCGGCGCGATGAGCGCCCTGCTGAGCGTGGAGGAGAACGACGTCGTGCGCGTCGAGGACCTGCGCGGCCGCGTCCACGAGTACCGCGTCGTCGCGCGACGTCTCTCGCCCCGGCAGAGCCTGGACCCCGCTCTGTTCGCCACAGACGGGAGCCACCGCCTCGTGCTCATCACCTGCGGAGGCACGTTCGACGCCGATGCCGGTCGCTACACCGACAACATCGTGGTGGTCGCCGAACCGGTGCTCACCGAAAGGCGCCCCTGA
- a CDS encoding glycosyltransferase family 4 protein: protein MPQSPLRIAMVVPPFYELPPRGYGGIEVVVAKLIDALVDRGHEVTMIGAGRNGTKARFRRTYSEPQAERLGEPLPEAVHAAAAAEILDHLHVDVVHDHTLLGPLQARGRATPTVATVHGPVIGEPGTYYRRLGDTAHLVAISEAQRGFAPDLAWAGTVHNAVDPADLDFRAQKEDWVLFLGRCTPDKGMHLAIDAAREAGRGIKLAAKCSEPSEKAYFEQEIRPRLGAGVEWLGEIGGQDKRDALAAARCLLFPLQWEEPFGMVMVEALASGTPVVTMPRGAAPEIVTDGVTGLIRDRLEDLPAALDAVGDIDPFRCRQEVVDRFTPQVMAARYEEVYRDVTGRTATHRAPGARTRTPVAAGMRPVTATDKTMAAAARQSAVEHARGSARPVRLTLEQQA from the coding sequence GTGCCCCAGTCCCCCCTTCGCATCGCCATGGTCGTCCCGCCGTTCTACGAGCTGCCCCCGCGCGGCTACGGCGGCATCGAGGTGGTGGTGGCCAAGCTCATCGACGCCCTGGTCGACCGCGGTCACGAGGTCACCATGATCGGCGCCGGCCGCAACGGCACCAAGGCCCGCTTCCGGCGGACCTACTCCGAGCCGCAGGCGGAGCGCCTGGGAGAGCCGCTGCCCGAGGCCGTCCACGCGGCGGCCGCGGCGGAGATCCTCGACCACCTGCACGTCGACGTGGTGCACGACCACACGCTGCTCGGACCGCTGCAGGCACGCGGCCGCGCGACGCCGACCGTGGCGACCGTCCACGGCCCGGTCATCGGCGAGCCCGGCACCTACTACCGCCGCCTCGGCGACACGGCCCACCTGGTCGCCATCTCGGAGGCGCAGCGCGGCTTCGCCCCGGATCTCGCCTGGGCGGGGACCGTGCACAACGCCGTCGACCCGGCGGACCTCGACTTCCGCGCGCAGAAGGAGGACTGGGTGCTGTTCCTCGGCCGGTGCACGCCCGACAAGGGCATGCACCTGGCGATCGACGCGGCCCGCGAGGCCGGACGCGGGATCAAGCTGGCGGCCAAGTGCAGCGAACCGTCGGAGAAGGCCTACTTCGAGCAGGAGATCCGGCCGCGTCTTGGCGCCGGCGTGGAGTGGCTGGGCGAGATCGGCGGGCAGGACAAGCGTGACGCCCTGGCCGCGGCACGCTGCCTCCTCTTCCCGCTGCAGTGGGAAGAGCCGTTCGGGATGGTGATGGTCGAGGCTCTGGCGTCCGGGACCCCGGTGGTCACGATGCCGCGGGGTGCGGCTCCGGAGATCGTGACCGACGGCGTCACGGGCCTCATCCGCGACCGGCTGGAGGACCTGCCCGCCGCGCTCGACGCCGTCGGCGACATCGACCCGTTCCGGTGCCGGCAGGAGGTGGTGGACCGCTTCACGCCGCAGGTGATGGCGGCACGCTACGAGGAGGTCTACCGCGACGTCACGGGCCGCACGGCGACCCACCGCGCTCCCGGCGCCCGCACCCGCACTCCGGTCGCCGCGGGCATGCGTCCGGTGACGGCGACGGACAAGACGATGGCCGCCGCGGCGCGCCAGAGCGCCGTCGAGCACGCCCGGGGCAGCGCTCGGCCGGTCCGGCTCACCCTCGAGCAGCAGGCCTGA